Proteins encoded together in one Stutzerimonas stutzeri window:
- a CDS encoding carboxylate/amino acid/amine transporter yields the protein MRYLIFITLLWAFSFNLIGVYLAGQVDSYFAVLTRVVLAGLVFLPFTRWRGVAPGFIVGVTLVGALQFGVTYLCLYLSFNVLTVAEVLLFTVLTPLHVTLIDDALNRRFNPWALVAAAVAVFGAGLIRYDGVSGDFLGGFLLMQLANFTFAAGQVAYKHLAQRYPSDVPLHRRFGYFFLGALVIVLPAWLLFGDAQKLPTTTTQWSVLIWMGVLATALGQFCWNKGATLVDAGTLAVMNNMSVPVGLLLNLLIWGTSTNLVLLAVGGTIILASLRINRLGQMKAR from the coding sequence ATGCGCTATCTGATCTTCATCACCCTGCTCTGGGCCTTTTCCTTCAACCTGATCGGCGTTTACCTGGCCGGCCAGGTGGACAGCTATTTCGCCGTGCTAACGCGGGTAGTTCTCGCCGGGCTGGTGTTCCTGCCATTTACCCGCTGGCGCGGTGTCGCGCCCGGCTTCATCGTCGGCGTGACCCTGGTCGGTGCGCTGCAGTTCGGCGTCACCTACCTGTGCCTGTACCTGAGCTTCAACGTGCTGACGGTGGCCGAGGTGCTGCTCTTCACCGTGCTCACGCCGCTGCACGTGACGCTGATCGATGACGCGCTCAACCGCCGCTTCAACCCCTGGGCACTGGTCGCCGCGGCCGTCGCAGTGTTCGGCGCCGGACTTATCCGTTACGACGGCGTTTCCGGCGATTTTCTCGGCGGCTTCCTGCTCATGCAGCTGGCCAACTTCACCTTTGCTGCCGGCCAAGTGGCCTACAAGCATCTGGCGCAGCGTTACCCCTCCGACGTACCGCTGCATCGTCGCTTCGGCTACTTCTTTCTTGGCGCGCTGGTAATCGTGCTACCCGCGTGGCTGCTGTTCGGCGATGCGCAGAAGCTGCCGACCACGACGACACAATGGTCGGTACTGATCTGGATGGGGGTGCTGGCCACCGCCCTGGGCCAGTTCTGCTGGAACAAGGGCGCCACGCTGGTGGATGCCGGCACGCTGGCGGTGATGAACAACATGTCCGTGCCGGTAGGCCTGCTGCTCAACCTGCTGATCTGGGGCACCAGCACCAACCTCGTGCTGCTCGCGGTGGGCGGGACAATCATCCTCGCCTCGCTGCGGATCAATCGCCTGGGCCAGATGAAGGCCAGGTGA
- a CDS encoding M23 family metallopeptidase: protein MYRVFALLFALSLALPAHAEGFITRLLNKPVPGGVAVIELGNGPSAPQARYQGKPTLVVREDGERWIAIVGIPLSAKAGPQQLEVDGRSTSFQVGNRDYRAQHITLKNQRQVNPNPADLKRIERELDEQNRAYRQFSTRQPSNLLFDRPVDGPLSSPFGLRRFFNGEERNPHSGLDFAAKTGTPIKAPAAGQVILTGDYFFNGKTVFVDHGQGLISMFCHLSEIGVKVGDQLARGQVLGKVGATGRATGPHLHWNVSLNDARVDPAIFIGAYKP from the coding sequence ATGTATCGCGTCTTCGCCCTGCTGTTCGCCCTCTCCCTCGCATTGCCTGCCCACGCCGAGGGCTTCATCACCCGCCTGCTGAACAAACCGGTGCCCGGCGGCGTCGCCGTGATCGAACTCGGCAACGGCCCCAGCGCACCGCAGGCCCGCTATCAGGGCAAGCCGACCCTGGTGGTGCGCGAGGATGGCGAGCGCTGGATCGCCATCGTCGGCATCCCGCTGTCGGCAAAGGCTGGCCCCCAGCAGCTGGAGGTCGATGGCCGCAGCACCAGCTTCCAGGTTGGCAACCGCGACTATCGCGCGCAGCACATCACCCTGAAGAACCAGCGCCAGGTCAACCCGAACCCCGCAGACCTCAAGCGCATCGAGCGTGAACTGGATGAGCAGAACCGCGCCTACCGGCAGTTCAGCACCCGCCAGCCGAGCAATCTGTTGTTCGACCGCCCGGTGGACGGCCCGCTGTCCTCGCCGTTCGGCCTGCGCCGTTTCTTCAACGGCGAGGAGCGCAACCCGCACTCGGGCCTGGATTTCGCCGCCAAGACCGGCACGCCGATCAAGGCGCCGGCGGCCGGCCAGGTCATACTCACCGGCGACTATTTCTTCAACGGCAAGACCGTGTTCGTCGACCACGGTCAGGGGCTGATCAGCATGTTCTGTCACCTGTCCGAAATCGGCGTGAAGGTCGGCGATCAGCTGGCGCGCGGCCAGGTTCTCGGCAAGGTCGGCGCGACCGGCCGTGCCACCGGCCCGCACCTGCACTGGAACGTCAGCCTGAACGACGCCCGTGTCGATCCGGCGATCTTCATCGGCGCCTACAAACCCTGA
- a CDS encoding mechanosensitive ion channel family protein yields the protein MSHDLAGWLDWLRAHPELQTLLASATLIFAAWLSNWIVKRILVRGLYHLLQHTRENKLQDFGVIKRLSNIVPALVLSIGVTTVPGLPEGAVTVVRNVCGGFIVLTIALALGAVLDIINLIYQRRPDARLHPIKGYLQVVKIVVYAIATILIIATLIDRSPLILLSGLGAMAAVLMLIFQDTLLSLVASVQITSNDLIRVGDWVEMPQLNADGDVIDIALHTVKVQNWDKTITSIPTKRFISDSFKNWRGMQESGGRRIKRSLYLDQQSVHFLSRDECERLHRFNLLDEYLTEKTKEIEEWNAKLAERGKEPVNTRRITNIGSFRAYVERYLRSHGGIHQNMTLIVRQLSPTADGLPLEVYCFTNTVAWTQYEAIQSDIFDHLLAILPEFGLRVFQHPSGADMRNWGESLTQRGTPALPEAQTPPFDAGADRTG from the coding sequence ATGTCCCACGACCTGGCCGGCTGGCTGGACTGGCTAAGAGCCCACCCCGAACTGCAGACGCTGCTCGCCAGCGCCACGCTGATCTTCGCCGCCTGGCTGTCCAACTGGATCGTCAAGCGCATCCTCGTCCGCGGCCTGTACCACCTGTTGCAGCACACCCGCGAGAACAAGCTGCAGGACTTCGGCGTCATCAAACGGCTGTCGAACATCGTCCCGGCACTGGTGCTGTCGATCGGCGTCACGACGGTCCCCGGCCTGCCGGAAGGCGCCGTGACCGTGGTGCGCAACGTCTGCGGTGGCTTCATCGTGCTGACCATCGCACTGGCCCTGGGCGCGGTGCTGGACATCATCAACCTGATCTATCAGCGCCGTCCGGATGCGCGCCTGCACCCGATCAAAGGCTACCTGCAGGTGGTAAAGATCGTCGTCTATGCCATCGCGACGATCCTGATCATCGCCACGCTGATCGACCGCTCGCCGCTGATCCTGCTCTCCGGTCTGGGTGCCATGGCCGCGGTGCTGATGCTGATCTTCCAGGACACCCTGCTGTCGCTGGTGGCCAGCGTGCAGATCACGTCCAACGACCTGATCCGCGTCGGCGACTGGGTGGAAATGCCGCAGCTCAATGCCGACGGCGACGTGATCGACATCGCCCTGCACACCGTCAAGGTGCAGAACTGGGACAAAACCATCACCAGTATTCCCACCAAGCGCTTCATTTCCGACTCGTTCAAGAACTGGCGCGGCATGCAGGAATCCGGAGGACGGCGCATCAAGCGCAGCCTCTATCTGGATCAGCAGAGCGTGCATTTTCTCAGCCGCGACGAATGCGAGCGCCTGCATCGCTTCAACCTGCTGGACGAGTACCTGACGGAGAAGACCAAGGAAATCGAGGAGTGGAACGCCAAGCTCGCCGAGCGTGGCAAGGAGCCGGTGAACACGCGCCGCATCACCAATATCGGCAGCTTCCGCGCGTACGTCGAACGCTACCTGCGCAGCCACGGCGGCATCCATCAGAACATGACGCTGATCGTGCGGCAGCTGAGCCCGACCGCGGACGGCCTGCCGCTGGAGGTCTACTGCTTCACCAATACGGTGGCATGGACGCAGTACGAGGCGATCCAGTCGGACATCTTCGATCACCTGCTGGCGATCCTGCCGGAATTCGGCCTGCGCGTGTTCCAGCACCCGAGCGGTGCGGACATGCGCAATTGGGGCGAATCGCTGACGCAACGCGGCACGCCGGCATTGCCCGAGGCACAAACGCCTCCGTTCGACGCAGGTGCCGATCGAACCGGCTAA
- the leuA gene encoding 2-isopropylmalate synthase gives MTMLKNPSNKYRAFPAIDIPDRTWPSKAITQAPIWLSSDLRDGNQSLIEPMDAAKKMRFFKTLVQVGLKEIEVGFPSASQTDFDFVRELIEGGHIPDDVTIQVLTQAREDLITRTFESLKGAKQAIVHYYNATAPSFRRIVFNQDKAGVIQIAVNAGRIIKRLAEQNPETNWRFEYSPEIFSSTEPEFAVEVCNAVIEVFQPTPEQKLILNLPATVEAATPNVYADQIEWFCRQIDRRDSVLVSLHTHNDRGTGVAATELGLMAGADRVEGCLFGNGERTGNVDLVTVALNMYTQGVDPQLDFSDIDAVRKVVEECNQLPVHPRHPYVGDLVHTAFSGSHQDAIRKGFSQQDPNGLWEVPYLPIDPADIGRSYEAVIRVNSQSGKGGITFLLEQEYGISLPRRMQIEFSQVVQKETDRLGLEMSAKQIYALLEAEYLQATAPYTLKGHRLQEENGTSAVDVEVAADGEVVHWRGIGKGPLEALVAALPVKLEIMDYHEHAIGAGSNAKAAAYIEVRLDGERPLHGIGIDENITTASIRALFSAMNRALREAQEAAA, from the coding sequence ATGACCATGCTCAAGAATCCATCGAATAAATACCGTGCCTTCCCGGCCATCGACATCCCAGATCGCACCTGGCCGTCGAAGGCCATCACCCAGGCGCCGATCTGGCTGAGCTCCGATCTGCGCGACGGCAACCAGTCGCTGATCGAACCGATGGATGCCGCGAAGAAGATGCGTTTCTTCAAGACACTGGTGCAGGTCGGCCTCAAGGAAATCGAGGTGGGCTTCCCCTCCGCTTCGCAGACCGATTTCGACTTCGTTCGCGAGCTGATCGAGGGCGGCCATATTCCCGACGACGTCACTATCCAGGTGCTGACCCAGGCGCGAGAGGATCTGATCACCCGCACCTTCGAGTCGCTGAAAGGCGCCAAGCAGGCCATCGTTCATTACTACAACGCCACCGCGCCGAGCTTCCGCCGCATCGTCTTCAATCAGGACAAGGCCGGCGTGATCCAGATCGCCGTGAACGCAGGCAGGATCATCAAGCGCCTGGCCGAGCAGAACCCGGAGACCAACTGGCGCTTCGAGTATTCGCCGGAAATCTTCAGCTCCACCGAGCCAGAGTTCGCCGTCGAGGTGTGCAACGCGGTGATCGAGGTGTTCCAGCCGACGCCCGAGCAGAAGCTGATTCTCAACCTGCCGGCCACCGTCGAAGCCGCTACGCCGAATGTCTACGCCGACCAGATCGAGTGGTTCTGCCGGCAGATCGACCGACGTGACAGCGTGCTGGTCAGCCTGCATACCCACAACGACCGCGGCACCGGTGTGGCGGCGACCGAACTGGGCCTGATGGCCGGCGCCGATCGCGTCGAAGGCTGCCTGTTCGGCAACGGCGAGCGTACCGGCAACGTCGACCTGGTCACCGTGGCGCTGAACATGTACACCCAGGGCGTCGACCCGCAGCTGGACTTCTCGGACATCGATGCCGTGCGCAAGGTGGTGGAGGAATGCAACCAGCTGCCGGTGCATCCGCGCCATCCCTATGTCGGCGACCTGGTGCACACCGCGTTCTCTGGCTCGCACCAGGATGCGATCCGCAAGGGCTTCAGCCAGCAGGACCCGAACGGCCTCTGGGAAGTGCCCTATCTGCCGATCGACCCGGCCGACATCGGTCGCAGTTACGAGGCCGTGATTCGCGTCAACAGCCAGTCCGGCAAAGGTGGCATCACCTTCCTCCTCGAACAGGAATACGGCATCAGCCTGCCGCGGCGCATGCAGATCGAGTTCAGCCAGGTGGTGCAGAAGGAGACCGATCGGCTGGGCCTGGAAATGAGCGCCAAGCAGATCTATGCGCTGCTGGAAGCCGAGTATCTGCAGGCAACCGCGCCCTATACGCTCAAGGGGCATCGTCTGCAGGAAGAGAACGGCACCAGCGCGGTGGATGTGGAAGTGGCTGCCGATGGCGAGGTCGTCCATTGGCGCGGCATCGGCAAGGGTCCGCTGGAAGCACTGGTGGCCGCGTTGCCGGTCAAGCTGGAGATCATGGACTACCATGAACACGCCATCGGCGCTGGCAGCAACGCCAAGGCCGCTGCCTATATCGAGGTGCGTCTGGATGGTGAGCGGCCATTGCACGGTATCGGCATCGACGAGAACATCACCACCGCCAGCATTCGCGCCCTGTTCAGCGCCATGAACCGCGCGCTGCGTGAAGCGCAGGAGGCAGCCGCCTGA
- a CDS encoding endonuclease gives MRRFSFLLLVLLFSSSACADAPRTFREAKKVAWTIYADRPVDFYCGCQFKGNRIDLASCGYVPRKQPKRAERVEWEHIVPAWVIGHQRQCWQQGGRKHCTANDPVFSWAEADLHNLVPVVGEVNGDRSNFGFGMLSEKPSQYGACPFVVNFKQRTAMPPEYSRGAIARTYLYMSERYKLRLSKQDQRLYDIWNRQYPVSEWERWRNQRIACEQGNANDFVGAVDLQRCNRALSHSAKRTDGQG, from the coding sequence ATGCGCCGCTTCAGCTTTCTACTGCTCGTCCTGCTGTTTTCCTCCAGCGCCTGCGCCGACGCGCCTCGCACCTTCCGCGAGGCCAAGAAGGTGGCCTGGACCATCTATGCCGATCGCCCGGTGGATTTCTATTGCGGCTGCCAGTTCAAGGGCAACCGCATCGATCTCGCCAGCTGCGGCTACGTTCCCCGCAAACAGCCCAAGCGGGCCGAGCGGGTCGAATGGGAGCACATCGTGCCGGCCTGGGTGATCGGCCATCAGCGGCAATGCTGGCAACAGGGCGGACGCAAGCACTGCACGGCCAACGACCCGGTGTTCAGTTGGGCGGAGGCCGACCTGCACAACCTGGTCCCGGTGGTCGGCGAGGTGAACGGCGACCGCAGCAACTTCGGCTTCGGCATGCTCAGCGAAAAGCCCAGCCAGTACGGCGCCTGCCCCTTCGTGGTCAACTTCAAGCAGCGTACGGCGATGCCGCCCGAATACAGCCGCGGCGCCATTGCCCGCACCTATCTGTACATGAGCGAGCGCTACAAACTGCGTCTGTCGAAGCAGGACCAGCGCCTGTACGACATCTGGAACCGTCAGTACCCGGTCAGCGAGTGGGAGCGCTGGCGCAATCAGCGCATCGCCTGCGAACAGGGCAACGCCAACGACTTCGTCGGTGCAGTCGATCTGCAGCGCTGCAACCGTGCGCTGTCCCATTCAGCGAAACGCACCGACGGCCAGGGTTAA
- a CDS encoding DUF2946 domain-containing protein: MSIWLGLFAMLMIHAGPLFSAIQAAQAGVQHHHHAEHQPSAHDLGQRHYAQGHHGQPRTGEPAWLTALELCGYCELLTVNPPLSLALQLVLPRHEADHLQPLPEQPLPPALRCSSGHPRAPPLLHS; this comes from the coding sequence ATGAGCATCTGGCTTGGCCTGTTCGCCATGCTGATGATTCATGCCGGCCCGCTGTTCTCCGCCATCCAGGCCGCCCAAGCGGGCGTGCAACACCATCACCACGCCGAACACCAACCGTCCGCCCATGACCTTGGGCAGCGGCATTACGCCCAGGGGCATCATGGTCAGCCGCGCACGGGTGAGCCGGCTTGGCTGACCGCGCTGGAACTGTGCGGCTACTGCGAACTGCTGACGGTCAACCCGCCGCTCAGTCTGGCCCTGCAGTTGGTGCTGCCGCGCCACGAAGCCGACCATCTCCAGCCCCTTCCCGAACAACCGCTGCCACCAGCGCTGCGATGCAGCAGTGGTCATCCACGCGCACCCCCGCTTCTGCACAGCTGA
- a CDS encoding TonB-dependent copper receptor: MSSITHGCTARARLSERFLIQPSRRRWQFAHAALLGMFASGALAAEHDHAAHSESGDSVELAPMVITGVAQQSPLTVVTDPKIPRQPMPASDGADYLKTIPGFSAVRNGGVNGDPVFRGMFGSRLKLLSNGGEMLGACPNRMDSPSSYISPDTFDKLTVIKGPQTVLWGPGASAATVLFEREPEQFSKPDYRINGSLLTASNGRFDRNLDAAAGNSQGYARLMANSSQADDYADGNGDTVPSRYDKWNTDVALGWTPDEDTLVEFTAGRGDGFARYAGRGMDGSQFQRESLGLRFEKTNIGESFYGLEAQVYYNYADHIMDNYSLRDFVPSMMMPNPTLSRVDRRTLGGRLVGTWQWTDVELKAGVDAQRSEHRKVMNPAGAANQMVNAAGSDALPWVPDAMLHSYGVFGELSWQLGEREKLISGLRLDLHEATDERAFFRSHDPSSMPIVSRNWDNPTAGETRRDTLYSGFVRYEEELVSVPATWYAGLGHAERFPDYWELFVSNPGPVGTVQPFDSVRPEKTTQLDVGLQYARGPLEAWVSAYAGVVEDYILFSYVPGVMPGMVRAEVSNIDATIAGAEMGASYRFTNNWKGDASLAYAWGKNRSDDRAMPQIPPLEGRLGLTYERDNWSTSGLWRVVAAQNRVAENQGTVVGKDFDESAGFGVLAVNGAYRLNKNFKLSAGVDNLLDKAYSEHLNLAGSAGFADYGLEPTSRVNEPGRTYWARVDMSF; encoded by the coding sequence ATGTCCAGCATTACTCATGGCTGTACGGCGCGTGCGCGCCTGTCCGAGCGTTTTTTGATTCAACCGTCGCGGAGGCGGTGGCAGTTCGCCCACGCCGCCTTGCTGGGAATGTTCGCCAGCGGCGCCCTGGCCGCCGAGCATGATCATGCCGCCCACAGCGAGTCGGGCGACAGCGTTGAACTGGCGCCCATGGTCATCACCGGAGTCGCCCAGCAATCGCCATTGACGGTCGTCACCGACCCGAAGATCCCCCGCCAGCCGATGCCGGCCAGCGATGGCGCCGACTACCTGAAGACCATTCCCGGTTTCTCCGCGGTGCGTAACGGCGGGGTGAACGGCGATCCGGTTTTCCGCGGCATGTTCGGCTCGCGTCTGAAACTGCTCTCCAATGGCGGCGAGATGCTCGGCGCCTGCCCCAACCGCATGGATTCGCCGAGCTCCTATATCAGCCCGGATACCTTCGACAAGCTGACCGTCATCAAGGGCCCGCAGACCGTACTCTGGGGCCCTGGTGCCTCGGCGGCGACGGTGCTGTTCGAGCGCGAGCCGGAGCAGTTCAGCAAGCCCGACTACCGCATCAACGGCAGCCTGCTGACCGCCTCCAACGGCCGCTTCGACCGCAACCTGGACGCCGCCGCCGGCAACAGTCAGGGCTACGCGCGGCTGATGGCCAACAGCTCTCAGGCCGATGATTATGCCGATGGCAACGGTGACACCGTGCCGTCGCGCTACGACAAGTGGAACACCGATGTCGCCCTGGGCTGGACGCCCGACGAAGACACGCTCGTCGAGTTCACCGCCGGCCGCGGCGACGGCTTCGCCCGTTATGCTGGGCGCGGCATGGACGGCAGCCAGTTCCAGCGCGAGAGCCTTGGCCTGCGTTTCGAGAAGACCAACATTGGCGAGAGCTTCTATGGCCTGGAGGCACAGGTCTACTACAACTACGCCGATCACATCATGGACAACTACAGCCTGCGCGATTTTGTGCCGTCCATGATGATGCCCAACCCGACGCTGTCGCGCGTCGACCGTCGTACCCTGGGAGGCCGTCTGGTCGGCACCTGGCAGTGGACCGACGTCGAGCTCAAGGCCGGGGTCGACGCCCAGCGCAGTGAACATCGCAAGGTGATGAACCCGGCTGGCGCCGCCAATCAGATGGTCAACGCCGCCGGCAGCGACGCCTTGCCCTGGGTGCCGGATGCGATGCTGCACAGCTACGGCGTGTTTGGTGAGCTGAGCTGGCAGCTCGGCGAGCGCGAGAAGCTGATCAGCGGGCTGCGCCTGGACCTGCATGAGGCGACCGACGAGCGCGCCTTTTTCCGTAGCCACGATCCTTCCAGCATGCCCATCGTCTCGCGCAACTGGGACAACCCCACCGCCGGCGAGACCCGTCGCGACACGCTGTACAGCGGGTTCGTACGCTACGAGGAAGAGTTGGTCAGCGTGCCGGCGACCTGGTATGCCGGCCTCGGCCATGCCGAACGCTTCCCCGACTACTGGGAGCTGTTCGTCTCCAACCCCGGCCCGGTGGGCACCGTACAGCCGTTCGACTCGGTACGCCCGGAAAAGACCACGCAGCTGGACGTCGGCCTGCAGTACGCCAGGGGGCCGCTGGAGGCCTGGGTTTCCGCCTATGCCGGGGTGGTCGAAGACTACATCCTGTTCAGCTATGTGCCAGGCGTGATGCCCGGCATGGTCCGCGCCGAAGTCAGCAATATCGACGCCACCATCGCCGGTGCCGAGATGGGTGCGAGCTACCGTTTCACCAACAACTGGAAGGGTGACGCGAGCCTGGCCTACGCCTGGGGCAAGAACCGCAGCGATGACCGCGCAATGCCGCAGATTCCGCCATTGGAAGGGCGTCTTGGCCTGACCTACGAGCGCGACAACTGGAGCACCAGCGGCCTCTGGCGAGTCGTTGCTGCGCAGAACCGTGTTGCCGAGAACCAGGGCACCGTGGTCGGCAAGGACTTCGACGAGAGCGCTGGCTTTGGTGTACTGGCGGTCAATGGCGCCTACCGGCTGAACAAGAACTTCAAGCTCAGCGCCGGCGTCGACAACCTGCTGGACAAGGCCTACAGCGAGCACCTCAATCTCGCCGGTAGTGCGGGTTTTGCCGATTACGGGCTCGAACCTACCAGTCGTGTCAACGAGCCGGGCCGCACCTACTGGGCGCGGGTCGACATGAGCTTCTGA
- a CDS encoding hydrolase, translated as MRIKATDSTLLIVDIQERLFPVILDAAAMAEHTAWLQQVAKRVGVPVLLTEQYSKGLGQTIATLRDGVEDSAILEKLDFSAAGDGELFKRPGGERRQFVVCGCETHVCVLQTVLDLRARGNEVFVVEEGVSSRRASDKALALERMRQAGAQIVSREMVAFEWMERAGTELFKSISREFIR; from the coding sequence ATGCGCATCAAGGCAACGGATTCCACCCTGTTGATCGTCGACATCCAGGAGCGCCTGTTTCCGGTGATCCTGGACGCCGCCGCGATGGCCGAACACACCGCCTGGCTGCAACAGGTGGCCAAGCGGGTCGGCGTACCGGTACTGCTGACCGAGCAGTACAGCAAGGGCCTCGGCCAGACCATCGCCACGCTGCGCGACGGCGTGGAAGACAGTGCGATCCTCGAGAAGCTGGACTTCTCCGCCGCTGGCGACGGCGAGCTGTTCAAGCGCCCCGGTGGTGAACGTCGCCAGTTCGTCGTCTGCGGCTGCGAGACCCACGTCTGCGTGCTGCAGACGGTGCTCGACCTGCGTGCCCGCGGCAACGAGGTGTTCGTCGTCGAAGAAGGCGTCAGCTCACGCCGCGCCAGCGACAAGGCCCTGGCCCTGGAACGCATGCGCCAGGCCGGTGCGCAGATCGTCTCGCGGGAGATGGTCGCCTTCGAGTGGATGGAACGCGCCGGCACCGAGCTGTTCAAGAGCATCAGCCGCGAGTTCATCCGCTGA
- a CDS encoding NAD(P)-dependent alcohol dehydrogenase encodes MSQTLGYAALDPNSPLAPYSFSRREVGPNDVKIDILYCGVCHSDLHTARNEWNNTLYPSVPGHEIVGRVTAVGSAVSAFKVGDVAGVGCLVDSCRTCSSCGEGLEQYCENGFVGTYNGPAFGGGENTLGGYSDNIVVDEKYVLRISHTDNLAAVAPLLCAGITTYSPLRQWKVGPGQKVGVVGLGGLGHMAVKIANAMGAKVVLFTTSPDKREDALRLGAAEVVVSKNKEEMAAHVNSFDFILNTVAAPHNLDAFVNLLKRDATMTLVGAPAAPHPSPSVFGLIFKRRRIAGSLIGGIAETQEMLDFCAEHGIVSDIEMIRMQDINEAYERMLKSDVKYRFVIDMATLKAA; translated from the coding sequence ATGAGCCAGACCCTCGGTTACGCCGCACTCGACCCGAACAGCCCGCTCGCACCCTATTCGTTTTCGCGCCGCGAGGTGGGCCCGAATGACGTGAAGATCGACATCCTCTACTGCGGTGTCTGCCATTCGGACCTGCATACCGCACGCAACGAGTGGAACAACACGCTCTACCCATCCGTGCCCGGCCACGAGATCGTCGGCCGTGTGACGGCAGTCGGTTCAGCCGTGAGCGCATTCAAGGTCGGCGACGTCGCCGGCGTCGGCTGCCTGGTCGACAGCTGCCGCACGTGCTCGTCCTGTGGCGAAGGGCTGGAGCAGTATTGCGAGAACGGTTTCGTCGGCACCTACAACGGTCCGGCGTTCGGCGGCGGCGAAAACACCCTCGGCGGCTACTCGGACAACATCGTGGTGGACGAGAAGTACGTGCTACGCATCAGCCACACCGACAACCTGGCCGCGGTCGCGCCGCTGCTCTGTGCCGGCATCACCACCTACTCGCCGCTGCGCCAATGGAAGGTCGGCCCGGGACAGAAGGTCGGCGTGGTCGGCCTTGGCGGACTCGGCCATATGGCGGTGAAGATCGCCAATGCCATGGGCGCGAAGGTCGTGCTGTTCACCACCTCGCCGGACAAGCGGGAAGATGCCCTGCGCCTCGGCGCCGCCGAAGTGGTGGTATCGAAGAACAAGGAGGAGATGGCGGCGCACGTCAACAGTTTCGACTTCATCCTCAACACCGTTGCCGCGCCGCATAACCTCGATGCGTTCGTGAACCTGCTCAAGCGCGACGCCACCATGACGCTGGTCGGAGCACCAGCCGCGCCGCATCCGTCGCCCAGCGTGTTCGGCCTGATCTTCAAGCGCCGCCGCATCGCCGGCTCGTTGATTGGCGGCATCGCCGAGACCCAGGAGATGCTCGACTTCTGCGCCGAGCACGGCATCGTCTCGGACATCGAGATGATCCGCATGCAGGACATCAACGAAGCCTACGAGCGCATGCTCAAGAGCGACGTGAAGTACCGTTTCGTCATCGACATGGCCACCCTGAAGGCGGCCTGA
- a CDS encoding DUF2238 domain-containing protein: protein MLPAGWAMLATSMQDRTLHLTLGTLVLLALIASAIAPYDRATWLLEVVPVLIAAPVLLLSHRSFPLTRLLYVVIAIHALILILGGTYTYARVPAGFWVQEWFDLSRNPYDKLGHFIQGVTPALLAREILLRLRFVVPGKMLGFLAVCVALAFSAFYELIEWWVALLAGQGAVDFLGTQGDPWDTQSDMLMALLGALLSVSLLAGRQDRQIEHLQRAGAAG from the coding sequence ATGCTGCCGGCTGGTTGGGCCATGCTGGCAACTTCGATGCAGGACAGAACGCTTCACCTGACGCTCGGCACTCTCGTGCTACTGGCGCTGATCGCCTCGGCCATCGCGCCATACGATCGCGCCACCTGGCTGCTGGAGGTCGTACCGGTACTGATCGCCGCGCCGGTGCTGCTGCTCAGTCATCGGTCGTTTCCGCTGACCCGCCTGCTCTACGTCGTGATCGCCATTCACGCACTGATCCTGATTCTCGGCGGCACCTATACCTATGCCAGGGTACCGGCGGGTTTCTGGGTGCAGGAATGGTTCGACCTCAGCCGCAACCCCTACGACAAGCTCGGGCATTTCATCCAGGGCGTGACGCCGGCCCTGCTCGCCCGGGAAATCCTGTTGCGCCTGCGCTTCGTCGTGCCGGGGAAGATGCTGGGCTTTCTCGCGGTCTGCGTCGCGCTGGCATTCAGCGCCTTCTATGAACTGATCGAGTGGTGGGTGGCGCTGCTGGCGGGACAGGGCGCCGTGGACTTCCTCGGCACCCAGGGCGATCCCTGGGATACCCAGTCCGACATGCTCATGGCGCTGCTCGGTGCGCTACTGTCGGTCAGCCTGCTGGCGGGCAGGCAGGACCGGCAGATCGAGCATCTGCAGCGTGCCGGCGCGGCGGGCTGA
- a CDS encoding DUF2784 domain-containing protein: protein MLYRIGADAVLLLHLSFILFVLFGGLLVAWRRGFLLLHLPAVAWGIYIELSGGACPLTYWENLLRRLAGNEGYEAGFIEHYLLPLIYPDWLSTPVQYVLAAVVVLTNLLVYGWLLWRLRHR, encoded by the coding sequence ATGCTCTATCGGATCGGTGCCGACGCCGTACTGCTGTTGCACCTGAGCTTCATCCTTTTCGTGCTGTTCGGCGGTCTGCTGGTGGCCTGGAGACGCGGTTTTCTGCTGCTGCATCTTCCGGCCGTAGCCTGGGGCATCTATATCGAACTGAGCGGAGGCGCCTGCCCGCTGACCTATTGGGAAAACCTGCTGCGACGGCTGGCCGGCAACGAAGGCTACGAAGCGGGATTCATCGAGCACTACCTGCTGCCGCTGATCTACCCCGACTGGCTGAGTACGCCGGTGCAATACGTGCTGGCCGCCGTGGTGGTGCTGACCAATCTGCTGGTCTATGGCTGGTTGCTGTGGCGGCTACGCCACAGGTGA